One Sphingomonas endolithica DNA segment encodes these proteins:
- a CDS encoding LysR family transcriptional regulator: MDPFDLNLRHLRALAAIVARGSMSAAAEVVSLSQPALTQGLAKLEREIGAALFDRRADGMTPTEAGLALAARADTAFARLGGAIPGGGRGFARPERLMTATQLRAFLALADAGSFVGAGAATGLSQPAIHRAVRDLEQVCGMVLVERRGRGIVLSDAGRRLTRGVRLAAAEIAAGIVEAAPDLGGGRIAIGAMPLSRALLLPRAIARIAQETPAARFDISEGSWRELVEPLRDGAIDMMIGALREAAPDLHQAPLLDDRLVIVGRAGHPLAGAAMPSREALAAYPWVVARVGAPLRSLWQRLFADGRGTSEPHAPIECGSVMVIRGILRDGDFLTMLSPDQVALEIDSGMLATVGPELASSGRVIGVTTRAGWSPTRVQARFLEVLAGCADAIMNQDFE, from the coding sequence GTGGACCCGTTCGATCTCAACCTGCGCCATCTGCGCGCGCTTGCCGCGATCGTCGCGCGCGGCAGCATGAGCGCCGCCGCCGAGGTGGTGAGCCTGTCACAACCAGCGCTGACGCAAGGCCTGGCCAAACTAGAACGCGAGATCGGCGCCGCCCTGTTCGACCGGCGGGCCGACGGGATGACGCCGACTGAGGCAGGCCTCGCGCTGGCCGCGCGCGCGGACACCGCCTTTGCGCGGTTGGGCGGGGCGATACCGGGCGGCGGGCGCGGCTTCGCTCGGCCCGAACGGTTGATGACCGCGACGCAATTGCGCGCGTTCCTGGCGCTGGCCGATGCCGGCAGCTTCGTCGGCGCCGGGGCCGCCACCGGATTGTCGCAGCCAGCGATCCACCGCGCGGTGCGCGATCTGGAACAAGTGTGCGGCATGGTGCTGGTCGAGCGACGTGGCCGGGGGATCGTGCTCAGCGATGCCGGACGGCGGCTGACGCGCGGCGTGCGGCTGGCGGCGGCGGAAATCGCCGCCGGGATCGTCGAGGCGGCGCCCGATCTGGGCGGCGGGCGGATCGCGATCGGGGCGATGCCGCTGTCCCGCGCGCTGCTGCTGCCGCGGGCGATCGCACGGATCGCTCAGGAGACGCCGGCGGCCCGGTTTGATATCTCGGAAGGATCGTGGCGCGAACTGGTCGAGCCGCTGCGCGACGGTGCGATCGACATGATGATCGGCGCACTGCGCGAGGCCGCGCCCGATCTGCACCAGGCACCACTGCTCGACGACCGCCTGGTGATCGTCGGCCGCGCGGGCCACCCGCTCGCTGGCGCCGCAATGCCGAGCCGCGAGGCGCTTGCCGCGTATCCATGGGTCGTCGCGCGCGTCGGGGCGCCGCTGCGCAGCCTATGGCAGCGGCTGTTTGCCGATGGCCGCGGCACGAGCGAACCCCATGCGCCGATCGAGTGCGGATCGGTGATGGTGATCCGCGGCATCCTGCGCGACGGCGATTTCCTGACGATGCTGTCTCCCGATCAGGTCGCGCTGGAGATCGACAGCGGGATGCTGGCGACGGTCGGGCCCGAACTGGCATCGAGCGGCCGGGTGATCGGGGTGACGACGCGCGCCGGCTGGAGCCCGACGCGTGTCCAGGCGCGCTTTCTGGAGGTGCTCGCCGGCTGTGCAGACGCGATCATGAATCAGGATTTCGAATAG
- a CDS encoding Gfo/Idh/MocA family oxidoreductase, with product MKIALAGAGAFGEKHLDGLKLIDGVEVTSLVGRRLEPTQAIAAKHGIGHATTDLAETLARDDVDAVILCTPTQMHAAQAIQCMEAGKHVQVEIPLADSLADAEAVLAKQQEAGLTCMVGHTRRFNPSHQYIHQRIARGDFDIQQMDVQTYFFRRKNMNAKGEARSWTDHLLWHHAAHTVDLFAYQAGPIVKANAIEGPIHPELGIAMDMSIQLKAESGAICTLSLSFNNDGPLGTFFRYIGDTATYLARYDDLFTGKDEQIDVSDVAVSMNGIELQDREFIAAIREGREPNSSVAQVLPCYRVLDALEKQLQA from the coding sequence ATGAAAATCGCCCTCGCCGGTGCCGGCGCGTTCGGAGAAAAGCATCTCGACGGCCTCAAGCTGATCGACGGCGTTGAGGTCACCAGCCTGGTTGGTCGTCGGCTGGAACCGACCCAGGCAATTGCCGCGAAGCACGGCATCGGCCACGCCACCACCGACCTCGCCGAGACACTCGCGCGCGACGATGTCGACGCGGTGATACTGTGCACGCCGACGCAGATGCATGCTGCTCAGGCGATCCAGTGCATGGAGGCCGGCAAGCACGTCCAGGTCGAGATCCCGCTCGCCGACAGCCTCGCCGATGCCGAGGCGGTGCTCGCCAAGCAGCAGGAGGCCGGCCTGACGTGCATGGTCGGCCACACGCGGCGCTTCAATCCGAGCCATCAATATATCCACCAGCGGATCGCGCGCGGCGATTTCGACATCCAGCAGATGGACGTGCAGACCTATTTCTTCCGTCGCAAGAACATGAATGCCAAGGGCGAAGCGCGCTCCTGGACGGATCACCTGCTGTGGCATCACGCCGCGCACACGGTCGATCTGTTCGCCTATCAGGCCGGCCCGATCGTCAAGGCCAACGCAATCGAAGGTCCGATCCACCCCGAGCTCGGCATCGCGATGGACATGTCGATCCAGTTGAAGGCGGAAAGCGGCGCGATCTGCACGCTGAGCCTGTCGTTCAACAACGATGGCCCGCTCGGCACCTTCTTCCGCTACATCGGCGACACCGCGACCTATCTCGCGCGCTACGACGATCTGTTTACCGGCAAGGACGAGCAGATCGACGTCTCAGACGTCGCCGTATCAATGAACGGCATCGAGTTACAGGACCGCGAGTTCATCGCGGCGATCCGCGAGGGCCGTGAGCCAAACAGCTCAGTAGCGCAGGTGCTCCCATGCTACCGCGTGCTCGACGCGCTCGAAAAGCAGCTCCAGGCATGA
- the ligA gene encoding protocatechuate 4,5-dioxygenase subunit alpha, with product MTSPRDIHAYLAEFDDIPGTRVYTAKRARQGYQLNQFAMSLMKPENRERWKADEAAYLDDWKITPEQKQAVLDRDYNRLLDLGGNIYFLAKVFSTDGLSFLQAVSTMSGMSVEDYSAMMVAGGRSPEGVRSIKANAAGANAAASPADTKDVGDS from the coding sequence ATGACGAGCCCACGCGATATCCACGCTTATCTCGCCGAGTTCGACGATATTCCCGGCACCCGCGTTTATACCGCCAAGCGTGCACGGCAGGGCTATCAGCTCAACCAGTTCGCGATGAGCCTGATGAAGCCGGAAAATCGCGAGCGCTGGAAGGCGGACGAAGCCGCCTATCTCGATGATTGGAAGATCACGCCGGAGCAGAAGCAGGCGGTGCTCGATCGCGATTACAACCGGCTGCTCGATCTGGGCGGCAATATCTATTTCCTGGCAAAGGTGTTCTCGACCGACGGGCTGTCGTTCCTGCAGGCGGTGAGCACGATGTCGGGCATGAGCGTGGAAGACTATTCGGCGATGATGGTCGCCGGGGGCCGATCGCCCGAGGGCGTGCGCTCGATCAAGGCCAACGCAGCCGGTGCTAATGCAGCAGCATCGCCTGCCGATACCAAAGACGTGGGAGACTCCTGA
- the pobA gene encoding 4-hydroxybenzoate 3-monooxygenase, whose product MKTQVAIIGSGPSGLLLGHLLRAAGIECVVIERQSPDYVLGRIRAGVLETTTTDLMHRLGVDARMNAEGLVEEGFNLADGEHLIRIDIRRLTGKHVTVYGQTEVTRDLMAAAPERGLEIVYEAKDVALHDLESESPSVTYTKNGVEHRLHADFIAGCDGFHGPSRKAIPTAKVREFERVYPFGWLGILADVPPCHGELIYSNSDRGFALASMRSNTRSRYYIQVPLTEQIENWPEERLWDELAERFDPISQHKVTRGPALEMSIAPLRSYVFETMRHGRLFLAGDAAHIVPPTGAKGLNLAASDVLYLSEALIAHFASGEEQALLDYEARALARIWKAERFSWSLTKLMHRFPEDGPFERRMQIAELDYLAGSTAMQTAIAENYVGLPL is encoded by the coding sequence GTGAAGACCCAGGTTGCGATCATCGGCTCGGGCCCGTCCGGGCTTCTGCTCGGACATCTGTTACGGGCGGCGGGGATCGAGTGTGTCGTCATCGAGCGCCAATCGCCCGATTACGTGCTCGGGCGGATACGCGCCGGTGTGCTGGAAACGACCACCACCGATCTGATGCACCGGCTTGGTGTCGACGCTCGGATGAACGCCGAGGGGCTGGTCGAGGAAGGCTTCAACCTCGCCGATGGCGAGCACCTGATACGCATCGACATCCGCAGGCTGACCGGCAAGCACGTCACCGTCTACGGCCAGACCGAAGTGACGCGCGACCTGATGGCCGCAGCACCCGAGCGTGGGCTGGAGATCGTGTACGAGGCCAAGGACGTCGCGCTGCATGATCTCGAAAGCGAGTCGCCGTCAGTCACCTATACCAAAAACGGCGTCGAGCACCGGCTGCACGCCGACTTCATTGCCGGCTGCGATGGTTTTCACGGCCCCTCGCGCAAGGCCATTCCGACGGCGAAAGTGCGTGAGTTCGAGCGGGTATATCCGTTCGGCTGGCTCGGCATCCTGGCCGACGTGCCGCCGTGCCATGGCGAGTTGATCTACTCAAACAGCGACCGCGGCTTTGCGCTGGCCTCGATGCGGTCGAACACGCGCAGTCGCTACTACATCCAGGTACCGCTGACAGAGCAGATCGAGAACTGGCCGGAAGAACGGCTGTGGGACGAACTTGCCGAGCGCTTCGATCCGATTTCGCAGCACAAGGTCACGCGCGGCCCGGCGCTCGAGATGTCGATCGCTCCGTTACGCTCCTACGTGTTCGAGACGATGCGCCACGGGCGGCTGTTCCTGGCCGGAGACGCCGCACACATCGTGCCGCCGACCGGCGCCAAGGGCCTCAACCTCGCCGCGTCTGACGTGCTGTATCTCTCCGAGGCGCTGATCGCGCATTTCGCCTCGGGTGAGGAACAGGCATTGCTCGACTATGAGGCACGCGCGCTGGCGCGGATCTGGAAGGCGGAGCGGTTCAGTTGGTCGCTGACCAAGCTGATGCATCGCTTCCCCGAAGACGGGCCGTTCGAACGCCGCATGCAGATCGCCGAGCTCGACTATCTGGCAGGTTCCACCGCGATGCAGACGGCGATCGCGGAAAACTATGTCGGCCTGCCGCTATAG
- a CDS encoding TonB-dependent receptor plug domain-containing protein: MLDTNKGFGRGLRSGVALAALIWAGAVQAQTVPAEAGQNAPATQVPDSTDVTRGDTSTSGTAAPSDTGAAQPSPEQAAPETPAADVVVTGSRIRGVAPVGSALIEQSRSDLLASGATNTTQLVQNLPQVINQGVSESSRSTSGGAGNITYSSGFNIRGIGPFATLTLLNGHRIVQSGSSGGLPDPSAIPTIAIQRVEVVADGASAIYGSDAVAGVVNLITRRRFNGLEARAQYGLADDNAYNQYNVGVIGGHNWATGNVTLSYEHSGHRALNGRDRDFYAADLRSRGGGDFRGTQCNPANLNVNGVDYALPGLVAGTVNRCDTLKNQDLIPSQQRDSIMGSLTQELGSRITLTGDLLYTHRKFAFNPAGTTATVTLPNTNPYFILPAGVVATSETVQTAFGDNAPINTTSGYAKVLQGTAALNWKLFGDFQLDASYTYGRDESYSLSTRGVNNAALAQALASNNPATALNPFGNNSQAVLDNVFNSVFGAPGTNKMQEGEVNVSGSLFQLPGGAVRAALGGEIIRESIYTGLDNGIIGAVMSSRSSSARTIKSVFGELRVPIFGDDNAIPGFHSLDLSLAGRISDYSDVGTSRNPKIGINWSPVRGLKLHGSYGTSFRAPILTQINGAVSALFIQNYSTPNGVVTGATLSGFAGGNPLTPEKARTYSFGADIAPPSLPNLRASVNYFDIRYTGQVNSILSDLSILQSGASAAQYSDRIVQGAAAAALIQSFLAAGYPAFGPVPANPTLFVYGQNVNAGKTLAQGLDFQVFYRLGDFNLATNGTYFTKYRTAVSASAPLLDSVNTIFNPPRFRSRSSVGYDNGDNSAILFWNFTNKYKNDRIAPIQKVDSYSTFDLHLAHRFDQGLTAASKLTLALDVSNAFNVDPPFVNIPQSPNGGGGFDPTVSNPIGRIVSLSATFAL, from the coding sequence ATGCTCGACACCAACAAGGGCTTCGGACGCGGCCTGCGCTCAGGCGTAGCGCTCGCCGCCCTGATCTGGGCCGGCGCGGTACAGGCTCAAACGGTGCCCGCAGAGGCGGGGCAGAACGCTCCGGCCACGCAAGTACCCGACAGCACCGACGTGACGCGCGGCGACACCAGCACCAGCGGCACCGCTGCACCCTCCGACACGGGCGCTGCGCAGCCGAGCCCCGAACAGGCCGCTCCGGAGACTCCAGCAGCTGACGTGGTCGTCACCGGCAGCCGCATCCGCGGCGTCGCCCCGGTCGGCTCCGCCCTGATCGAACAGAGCCGCTCCGATCTGCTCGCCTCTGGCGCTACCAACACCACCCAGCTCGTGCAGAACCTGCCGCAGGTTATCAACCAGGGCGTGAGCGAGAGCAGCCGCAGCACGTCGGGCGGCGCCGGCAACATCACCTACAGCTCTGGCTTCAACATCCGCGGCATCGGGCCGTTCGCGACGCTGACCCTGCTCAACGGCCACCGGATCGTGCAGTCGGGTTCCTCGGGCGGCCTGCCCGATCCCAGCGCCATTCCGACGATCGCGATCCAGCGCGTCGAGGTTGTTGCGGACGGTGCGTCGGCGATCTACGGTTCGGATGCGGTCGCGGGTGTCGTCAACCTGATCACGCGCCGCCGCTTCAACGGGTTGGAGGCGCGTGCGCAATACGGGCTGGCGGACGACAATGCGTACAACCAATACAATGTCGGCGTGATCGGCGGGCATAATTGGGCGACCGGCAACGTCACCTTGTCCTACGAACATAGCGGCCATCGTGCGCTCAACGGTCGTGATCGCGATTTCTATGCAGCAGACCTGCGCTCGCGCGGCGGCGGGGACTTCCGTGGCACGCAGTGCAACCCCGCCAACCTCAACGTCAACGGCGTCGATTATGCCTTGCCGGGGCTGGTCGCCGGCACAGTCAACCGATGCGATACGCTGAAGAACCAGGATCTGATCCCCTCGCAGCAACGTGACAGCATCATGGGCTCGCTGACGCAGGAGCTCGGGTCGCGCATCACTCTTACAGGTGATCTGCTCTACACGCATCGCAAGTTCGCCTTCAATCCGGCCGGTACCACCGCGACCGTCACGCTGCCGAACACCAATCCCTATTTCATCCTGCCGGCAGGCGTGGTCGCGACATCCGAGACGGTGCAGACCGCGTTTGGCGACAATGCGCCGATCAACACCACGTCGGGCTATGCCAAGGTGCTGCAGGGCACGGCGGCGCTGAATTGGAAGCTGTTCGGCGATTTCCAGCTCGATGCCAGCTACACCTATGGCCGCGACGAGAGCTACAGCCTGTCGACGCGTGGCGTAAACAATGCCGCGCTCGCGCAGGCGCTGGCCAGCAACAACCCCGCGACGGCGCTTAATCCGTTCGGCAACAACAGCCAGGCCGTGCTCGACAACGTCTTCAACTCGGTATTCGGCGCGCCCGGCACGAACAAGATGCAAGAAGGGGAAGTCAACGTCTCCGGCTCGCTGTTTCAGCTGCCCGGCGGTGCGGTGCGCGCAGCGCTCGGCGGTGAGATCATCCGCGAGAGCATCTATACCGGGCTCGACAATGGCATCATCGGCGCAGTCATGTCGTCGCGCTCTTCCTCAGCACGCACGATCAAGTCGGTGTTCGGAGAACTGCGCGTGCCGATCTTCGGCGACGACAATGCCATTCCTGGCTTCCATTCGCTCGATCTGTCGCTTGCCGGCCGTATCAGCGACTATTCGGATGTCGGCACGTCGCGCAATCCGAAGATCGGCATCAACTGGTCGCCGGTACGCGGGCTCAAGCTGCACGGCAGCTATGGCACGTCGTTCCGCGCGCCGATCCTGACTCAGATCAACGGGGCGGTCAGCGCGCTGTTCATCCAGAACTATTCCACCCCGAACGGCGTCGTCACCGGCGCGACCTTGTCGGGTTTCGCCGGCGGCAATCCTCTGACACCAGAGAAGGCGCGGACTTATTCGTTCGGTGCCGACATAGCGCCGCCCTCCTTGCCTAATCTGCGTGCCAGCGTGAACTATTTCGACATCCGCTATACGGGGCAGGTCAATTCGATCCTGTCTGACCTTTCGATCCTGCAAAGCGGGGCCTCGGCCGCGCAATATAGCGACCGCATCGTTCAGGGTGCAGCGGCGGCGGCGCTGATCCAGTCGTTCCTGGCGGCGGGCTATCCGGCATTCGGACCGGTGCCGGCCAACCCGACATTGTTCGTCTATGGGCAAAACGTGAATGCCGGCAAGACGCTTGCCCAAGGGCTGGACTTCCAGGTCTTCTACCGCCTCGGCGACTTCAACCTGGCAACCAACGGCACCTACTTCACCAAATATCGTACCGCCGTATCCGCCAGCGCGCCCTTGCTCGACAGCGTGAACACGATCTTCAACCCACCGCGCTTCCGGTCGCGCAGTTCGGTCGGCTACGACAATGGCGACAACAGCGCGATCTTGTTCTGGAATTTCACCAACAAGTACAAGAACGACCGCATTGCCCCGATCCAGAAGGTCGATAGCTATTCGACCTTCGATCTGCACCTGGCGCATCGCTTCGACCAAGGTCTGACAGCGGCGAGCAAGCTGACGCTGGCGCTGGACGTATCGAACGCGTTCAACGTCGATCCGCCCTTCGTCAACATTCCGCAGAGCCCGAATGGGGGCGGCGGTTTCGATCCGACCGTATCGAACCCGATCGGCCGCATCGTGTCGCTGTCGGCAACGTTCGCGCTGTAA
- a CDS encoding MarR family winged helix-turn-helix transcriptional regulator: protein MNDEHLALGRLGDFIGFRLRRIQNQLSNAFTEQSVALGLRPGEFSALAIISANPGLSQGKVAREVGLDKSAAVAVIDDLERLGLAERRRSTEDRRRHALYTTKAGEAALKKLFAKLEAVEKDVLNVLGPHDVQVLSNMLDRVYDSCFRN from the coding sequence GTGAACGACGAGCATCTGGCGCTTGGCCGTCTCGGCGATTTCATCGGCTTCCGCCTGCGGCGGATCCAGAACCAATTGTCCAACGCCTTCACCGAGCAGAGCGTCGCGCTCGGCCTGCGGCCCGGTGAATTCTCGGCGTTGGCGATCATCTCGGCCAATCCTGGCCTGTCGCAGGGCAAGGTCGCGCGCGAGGTCGGGCTCGACAAATCCGCTGCCGTGGCAGTGATCGACGACCTCGAACGGCTTGGCCTAGCCGAGCGCCGGCGCTCGACCGAAGACCGGCGTCGGCACGCGCTCTACACCACCAAGGCCGGCGAAGCGGCGCTGAAGAAGCTGTTCGCCAAGCTGGAAGCGGTCGAAAAGGACGTCCTGAACGTGCTCGGCCCCCACGATGTGCAGGTGCTCAGCAACATGCTCGATCGCGTTTACGATTCGTGTTTCCGAAACTGA
- a CDS encoding NAD(P)-dependent oxidoreductase, translated as MERRLALIGYGEAANAFAPTLAATMRHFDRLTERSGTASDAEALVDAHAALSLVTADQALAAATSAARHLSAGAFFFDMNSVAPDTKRAAAQAIEAAGGRYVDVAVMAPVHPAGTDVPLLVSGPHATSGSAFLTAIGFGKVRIVAGDIGRASSIKMIRSVMVKGIEALSAECVLAADAAGVLDEVLSSLNASPAPRDWAARADYNLDRMIEHGLRRAAEMEEVAKTLDALGTGSVMTRGTVMRQRAIGTLGIEAPAGLSAKLNLLRLSGSTA; from the coding sequence ATGGAGAGAAGGCTTGCGTTGATCGGCTATGGCGAGGCAGCCAATGCGTTCGCGCCGACGCTTGCGGCGACGATGCGCCATTTCGATCGTCTGACCGAACGCTCCGGAACGGCATCCGACGCCGAGGCGCTGGTCGATGCACACGCGGCGCTGTCGCTGGTGACCGCCGATCAGGCACTGGCGGCCGCCACGTCCGCCGCGCGGCATTTGTCCGCTGGCGCCTTCTTCTTCGACATGAACAGCGTGGCCCCCGATACCAAGCGCGCCGCCGCGCAGGCGATCGAGGCGGCAGGCGGGCGCTATGTCGACGTCGCGGTCATGGCACCTGTCCACCCTGCGGGTACCGACGTGCCGTTGCTCGTGTCCGGTCCGCATGCCACGTCGGGATCGGCATTCCTGACCGCGATCGGCTTCGGTAAAGTGCGGATCGTGGCGGGCGATATCGGGCGCGCGTCCTCGATCAAGATGATCCGATCGGTGATGGTCAAGGGCATCGAGGCACTAAGCGCGGAATGCGTGCTCGCCGCCGACGCCGCAGGGGTGCTGGACGAGGTACTGTCCTCATTGAACGCCAGCCCGGCGCCCCGCGACTGGGCCGCCCGGGCTGACTACAATCTCGACCGGATGATCGAACACGGCCTGCGCCGCGCCGCCGAGATGGAGGAAGTGGCCAAGACGCTCGACGCCCTTGGCACCGGCAGCGTGATGACGCGCGGCACGGTTATGCGCCAGCGAGCGATCGGCACGCTGGGGATCGAAGCGCCGGCAGGGCTCAGCGCCAAGCTCAACCTTCTTCGTCTTTCGGGAAGCACCGCATGA
- a CDS encoding class III extradiol dioxygenase subunit beta has translation MARITAGVATSHIPALGVAVDLGKTEEAYWTPAFAGYDWTKAWEAEQKPDVVILVYNDHASAFDMKIIPTFAIGCAEEYEPADEGWGPRQVPNVVGHPDLAWHIAQSLILDEFDMTIINEMTVDHGLTVPLSMMFGQPAAWPCKVIPIAVNVVTYPPPSGNRCWALGEAIARAVESFPDDLNVQVWGTGGMSHQLQGPRAGLINAPWDNDFLDGLVGDSDRLRHMPHIDYLREAGSEGIELVMWLIMRGSLGTSTRLLHRHYHVPASNTAVGHIVLEPT, from the coding sequence ATGGCGCGTATCACAGCCGGTGTCGCGACCAGCCACATCCCGGCGCTCGGCGTCGCGGTCGATCTCGGCAAGACCGAGGAAGCGTACTGGACGCCGGCCTTTGCCGGCTACGACTGGACCAAGGCGTGGGAGGCCGAACAGAAGCCGGACGTCGTGATCCTGGTCTATAACGACCATGCTTCCGCCTTCGACATGAAGATCATCCCGACCTTTGCGATCGGCTGCGCGGAGGAATATGAGCCCGCCGACGAAGGCTGGGGGCCGCGGCAAGTGCCCAACGTCGTCGGTCATCCCGATCTCGCCTGGCATATCGCGCAGAGCCTGATCCTCGACGAATTCGACATGACCATCATCAACGAGATGACGGTCGATCATGGCCTGACCGTACCGCTGTCGATGATGTTCGGTCAGCCTGCGGCATGGCCGTGCAAGGTGATCCCGATCGCGGTCAACGTGGTCACCTATCCGCCGCCTTCGGGCAATCGTTGCTGGGCGCTGGGCGAGGCAATCGCGCGCGCCGTGGAGAGCTTCCCCGACGACCTCAACGTACAGGTCTGGGGCACCGGCGGCATGAGCCATCAGCTGCAAGGGCCTCGCGCCGGGCTGATCAATGCGCCGTGGGACAATGACTTCCTCGACGGTCTGGTCGGCGACAGCGATCGGCTGCGCCACATGCCGCACATCGACTATCTGCGTGAGGCTGGCAGCGAAGGGATAGAACTCGTCATGTGGCTGATCATGCGTGGCAGCCTTGGGACGAGCACCCGGCTGCTGCACCGCCACTATCACGTACCCGCGAGCAACACCGCGGTCGGGCATATCGTGCTGGAGCCGACTTGA
- a CDS encoding amidohydrolase family protein, producing the protein MSEFQMDANWLCFDPAPSKPSFTPPPGAVDAHCHVFGPGDEFPYAPERKYTPCDAGKDKLYELRDFLGFSRNVVVQATCHGTDNRAMVDALVHSGGKARGVATVRVDISSDELAEMHAAGVRGVRFNYVKRLVDPNPDEYYRGIIEKIAAFGWHIVVYFEAADLAEKWDFFTSLPTTVVVDHMGRPDVTKSPDGPEFARFLDFMDRDNVWSKVTCPERLSKSGPPTYDDFVPFARKVVETYPDRVLWGTDWPHPNLNMVGHMPDDGALVNIIPRIARTAELQRKLLIDNPMRLYWGDSA; encoded by the coding sequence ATGAGCGAGTTCCAGATGGACGCCAACTGGCTCTGCTTCGATCCCGCCCCCTCCAAGCCAAGCTTTACCCCGCCCCCCGGCGCCGTGGACGCGCATTGCCACGTCTTCGGCCCTGGCGACGAATTCCCCTATGCACCCGAACGCAAATACACGCCGTGCGACGCCGGCAAGGACAAGCTCTACGAACTGCGCGACTTCCTCGGCTTTTCGCGCAATGTCGTCGTCCAGGCGACGTGCCACGGCACCGACAATCGCGCGATGGTCGATGCGCTCGTCCATTCTGGCGGCAAGGCGCGCGGCGTCGCGACGGTGAGAGTCGACATTTCGTCGGACGAGCTGGCCGAGATGCACGCGGCCGGCGTGCGCGGGGTGCGCTTCAATTACGTCAAGCGGCTCGTCGATCCCAACCCAGACGAGTATTACCGCGGCATCATCGAGAAGATCGCCGCGTTCGGCTGGCACATCGTGGTCTATTTCGAAGCCGCCGATCTCGCCGAGAAATGGGACTTCTTCACCTCGCTGCCGACGACGGTGGTGGTCGACCATATGGGTCGACCCGACGTGACCAAGTCGCCCGACGGCCCCGAATTCGCGCGCTTCCTCGACTTCATGGACCGCGACAACGTCTGGTCCAAGGTCACCTGCCCCGAGCGGCTCTCCAAATCCGGGCCGCCGACCTATGACGATTTCGTGCCCTTCGCCCGCAAAGTGGTCGAAACCTATCCCGACCGCGTGCTGTGGGGAACCGATTGGCCGCATCCCAACCTCAACATGGTCGGCCACATGCCCGACGACGGCGCGCTGGTGAACATCATCCCGCGCATCGCACGCACCGCCGAGCTGCAGCGCAAGCTGCTGATCGACAACCCGATGCGCCTCTACTGGGGAGATTCCGCATGA
- a CDS encoding amidohydrolase family protein produces the protein MIIDCHGHYTVLPAAHDAWREAQKAAFKAGTPCPPYPDIPDAEIRETIEANQLRLVKERGADMTIFSPRASAMAPHVGDAAMAEEWARRCNDLIARVVAMYPETFAGVCMLPQSPGTDLTTSIAELKRCVVEHGFVGCNLNLDPSGGHFNSSPLTDRYWYPFYEKMVELDVPAMIHVSGSCNPAMHATGAYYIAADTIAFMQLLEGDLFADFPTLRFIIPHGGGAVPYHWGRYRGLADMLKKPSVDDYLMNNIFFDTCVYHQPGINLLAEVIENKNILFGSEMVGAVRGIDPRTGHYFDDTKRYVDALNISDEERAAIFSGNTRKVFPRLDAKLKARGL, from the coding sequence ATGATCATCGACTGCCATGGCCACTACACCGTCCTCCCCGCCGCGCACGACGCGTGGCGCGAGGCGCAGAAGGCGGCGTTCAAGGCCGGCACACCCTGCCCGCCCTACCCCGACATCCCCGACGCCGAGATCCGCGAGACGATCGAGGCAAATCAGTTGCGGCTGGTGAAGGAACGTGGCGCGGACATGACGATCTTCTCCCCGCGTGCCAGCGCCATGGCGCCGCACGTCGGCGATGCCGCAATGGCAGAGGAATGGGCGCGGCGCTGCAACGATCTGATCGCGCGCGTGGTGGCGATGTACCCCGAGACCTTCGCCGGGGTGTGCATGTTGCCGCAATCGCCAGGCACCGACCTGACGACCTCGATCGCCGAGTTGAAGCGCTGCGTGGTCGAGCATGGCTTTGTCGGCTGCAATCTCAACCTCGATCCTTCCGGCGGCCATTTCAACAGCTCCCCGCTCACCGACCGCTACTGGTATCCGTTCTACGAGAAGATGGTCGAACTCGACGTGCCGGCGATGATCCACGTCTCGGGCAGCTGCAACCCGGCGATGCACGCGACCGGAGCGTATTACATCGCCGCCGATACGATCGCGTTCATGCAATTGCTCGAGGGCGATCTGTTCGCCGACTTTCCTACCTTGCGCTTCATCATCCCGCACGGCGGCGGCGCGGTGCCCTATCATTGGGGGCGCTATCGTGGCCTCGCCGACATGCTCAAGAAGCCGTCGGTCGACGACTATCTGATGAACAACATCTTCTTCGATACCTGCGTGTATCACCAGCCGGGCATCAATCTACTGGCCGAGGTGATCGAGAACAAGAACATCCTGTTCGGCTCGGAAATGGTAGGCGCCGTTCGCGGCATCGATCCGCGGACCGGGCATTATTTCGACGATACCAAGCGCTATGTCGACGCGCTGAATATTTCGGACGAAGAGCGGGCGGCGATCTTCTCGGGCAATACGCGGAAGGTTTTTCCGCGCCTGGACGCGAAGCTGAAGGCACGCGGGCTGTGA